actctctctctctctttctcctcctcctctcccttaaTTTTCCattactctctcctcttttcctttccccttccctcctatcttcctttcttcgattccctcctctcctccctttatgctcctctctcttttcttcccttcccttccctcctcctctcctcctcctttcatctttcctgtcttctcgacttcctttcctcctttctcctccccttctttccacttctttccccttcttttttctccccatctTTCCCTGTCTGGTcctgccccgccccgccccgccccgcggCGCATTGTGGGATTGGGCCTGGGAGCCTTAGGGAGCGGACTCCGCACTTGACCATGGGGATCCAGCCGGTGAGAGCCTCCCATTCCTCACTCCTGCTGCTACCCAGCTTTGCCCCCTCCGTCTTCCCCTTATCAGAACTCCTAGGTCCCTATATCCTGCAGCTCTGCTCTGCATCCCACGTGGACCCCGCCCCTCATTCTCCCTGCACCCAGCCCAGGGTCCCTTCCCCTGCCCAACCCAATGCCCGTTTTTGGAGACACTCCTGTTACCTGTCTCAGACCCCCGAGACGTGCCTCACCCTAGACCCTAGGGCATCCTGGTCCTCCGGCAGCCTTTCCCTTCGCTAAATCAGGCACCACTAGCGTGGCACCATCTGGGCGCTGAGCGATCTGAAGGCTCGCTTGCGGAGCGTCCCTGGGCTCCTGAGCTGACCCACCCAGTGCCTTATTCTGACTCCTGTCTCCCACAGAGCACTGCCCTGCTGGCCTCCTTGGGGGTGGGACTCCTGTCCCTGCTAGGTTTGGCCCTAGGCTCCTACCTGGTTCGTAGGTCTCGAAGGGCACCCGTCACTCTTCTGGACCCCAATGAGAAGTACTTGCTGAGGCTGCTGGATAAGACGGCAAGTTACATGtggggaaatgtgtgttggagGTGGGGATGGGAAAGGAGCTTAGAAAAGAAGACAAGGGGGTAGGTAGTAGTCATGTTCTGAGATGTACTTTTAACTTGTAGACTGTCAGCCACAACACCAAGAAATTTCGTTTTGCCCTGCCTTCTGCCCATCACATCCTGGGACTACCCATAGGTAAGATCTCTAGTGGGCAGAGGTCTAGGAAAGGAGCTGCTTCTGATCACTGCATAGAAAGAACAGaagccttctctccctcctcctattattccatttctcctctttttccctgGATTCCAGACTTCCTTGTCCTTCATGATTCTGTTTCCAGTCTGGTAAATGCCATAATGTCCCATTCCTAGGGTGTGGTTTCCACTTTTTGCTCCCTTCCATCCCCCAGGACTTGATATCATTGTTGCTGACTCTTGTCAGGGTAGGAGACTGTTAATTTCCATAATCTTATCCTTTCATTCACCTGGACCATCTCTCTTCCCCACAACCCCTTACTGGGGCTCTGGGACAAATGACCAGggttcttctaattttgtttgctgGATCATTGGGGATCTGACTAGGAGCAAGAAAGGGTCTCCTCTCTTCATAGGTACATCCATGTAAAACTTTGCTATATCCAGAACGAGCACTAAGAACACTCTTCTTTTGCTCCATGAGTCATTTTGGCCTGGAACAAAGAGAATAGGTGGGCTCAGATTCAAAAGCTACTTTAAAACTCACTGGacaaaagagcaggaagggctgggaGACTTTCCAGGCTGCTCACCCTCATGCTGAACTTTCTACATGGTCACCAGGAAAGCATGTCTACCTCTCTGCCCGAATTGATGGCAACTTGGTTGTCCGACCTTACACACCTGTCACCAGTGATGACAACAAGGGCTATGTGGATCTGGTCATCAAGGTATGAAACAGGGCCTCAAATATTCTTCCTTTGTTCCCCCCGCCCAAATATTTTCCTGCATTTTCTGAGAATTCACTGGGTCTATTGAAGACAGGTAGCCTTTGTGGGATGGAGAAAAGGAGTATGTACAATCCGTGTCCTAAACTCAAGATCAATCGACCAGCTGACTCAGCCACAAGAAATATGGAATTTCTGAAGTTTGGGTTATATCGTGAAGAAAAGGCCAGAAATTGAATTGGGAGAAATGGGGTTGTACAGCTGATGAAATTGGTTAGATGCCATTCTCTCCTCAATTCAGGTCTACTTGAAAGGAGTACACCCCAAATTCCCTGAGGGTGGGAAGATGTCTCAGTACCTTGACAGTCTAAAGATTGGAGATATGGTGGAGTTTCGGGGGCCAAGTGGAATGCTCACTTATAATGGGAAAGGTATCAGCCCCTactgcttattttttttctttctttcttaatagaATGTATTTCCAGATAACTcaatccctttctcccttctccatacCATAGAGGACATCATCTGGCAAagttatgtatatatagattatatctttcATAATTCCATTTTTTCAGATCATTCTCTGAAGGgaaacattcacaagttattcaatataatattataaataatacatatataatacttatattatatattattcaatataatattattcaaatattaaatctgtagctgtatataatgttctcttggctctactcATCACACTCTTCTTTATCTCATGTACttctttccatgcttttttttttttttttaaacccttaccttccatcttggagtcaatactgtttattggctccaaggcagaagagtggtaagggtaggcaatgggggtcaagtgacttgcccagggtcacacagctgggaagtgtctgaggccagatttgaacctaggacctcccgtctctaggcctggctctcaatccactgagctacccagctgccccctttccatgcttttttaatgaaaaaattttccagaacacatattgatacaatttttaataatccttttctgACATTCTTCAATTCATGCTCTCTCCTTGCCTCccatctctccccctcccctttccaaattttaaaaagctcaATCTGCTCATAGTTTATTACagagcagtagtattccatcacaatcatatgctacaattagaccagccattccccagttgatggacatcccccaatttctagttctttgccacaaagagagttgctatattTTGGACAGTAAAGGTTGTTATCCTTTTTTCactgatttccttgggaaactttgctgggtctaagggtatatacAGATTTATAGCtttctgggtgtaattccaaattgctctccaaaatgattggatcagttcacagtttaaCCAACAATATATTAATGCTCTCACTTTTCCATACCCTCTCCACCATTTGTCActttggccaatatgataggtgtgagatgacaCCTCAAAATCGTTTTGGTTTGTGTTTCCCTAATCagtaataatttagagcattttttcatatggctttgatttcttcatccaaaaacagtctgttcatatcttttgcccatttgtcagttgggggaTGGCTATTATTCCAATAAATTTGACCAAGTTTtctgtatattttagatatgagacagCCTTACTGCTTCTTAATCCTACCTCTAATTTTTTAGGTCCTGAGGCCTTCTAATCATTATGTGCAATTTGAATGTATATGCCTTATGCATACCTTTTTgtgtgacttttattttttatacatctAAAGCTAGGGCTCCTTTTCCACCATAGCTCTGGTAATATGAGACATAATATCCAGTCTCATCTGCCAGAGGGAACAGCCATGGTCCTGAATACATTAGTTGTAACACATAGATATGGCCAGGACAAACATTTAGCTTTCTTCTCTGCTCCCCAAAAGAGCTTTCTCAACCTAATCTTCAGAGTGAACTGGAGATAAATTTCATAGCTGTTCCTCCCTATTTTTCTCCTACGGCAACAGCTGGGCCTGTTAGCCTAACCCCCTGAGTCCTACTGGTGTCTCCTAGGGAATGTTGAGTCACACCTGGCCCTGTGCCCGTCTGTCTCACCAGCAAGGCATCTTCAGTGCCTAAGATTGCTCATGACTCATAATGTAGCCCCAGAACAACACTTCTGTTCCCTAAGAATACTGGGATCTGGCAGTAATGAGAGACAGGTGGCCCAACCCTACTCATATTTCCAAGATATATTGCTCTCAGTAGCCAGGTCAGTTTGAATACTGCAACTAGTCTATGAATAAATTTGCCATTGCACTGAGGGTCCAAAATGAAGGTTCATAATCACTTAATAAAGTGTCCCCAGGGTAACTCctacattttcattttcagttcctTACATTGACTTCCCCTTTGCCTCTCTACCCTTGCCTTCTCTCAGGGAAGTTTGACATTCATCCCAGCAAGAAATCTCCAGCAGAACCCCGAGTGGCAAAGAAGGTGGGAATGATTGCCGGAGggacaggtgtgtgtgtgtgtgtgttgtcctTGTGTCTGCCCCCAATGCTGTTGGCTATTGTCATGATGCTGGTAACAAGTGATACTTGGAAGGGTTAGATGCCCATATCTGAATTGGTAATGAAGGGTTgctgtgaaaaataaaaaagggggattGAAATCAAGAGGCATCTATATGATCTCAAATCCAGACCTTTTTGGAttggaatggaaagaaataaatcAGAATGGCTCCGCAGGAAGATGGATATGCAGCCTCTCACTAAATCATTAGATATTTGCTGACAGGTGCTTCTTTCAACACTAGCCCtagattgtaattttttttttagaaattcttatattatttctttaaattaatttactcatctgAATATATATGAATCTTGTACCAGTTCTACCCAAAACACTCAGTAAAAATTCAGACTTTGGATTTTTCTGGAGGTAAAGAGGAACTTCTATCTGAAAATAGAGCAGTCCTTGAAAACCAGAGGGGAGAAAGAATTGGGATGCTGAAAGAATGGGAAATGGAGTAAATATATGGAGTAGGTAGTAAGTGCAATTGAGAAAAAGTTTTAACCAGGCTTTTAGCAGGAGCAGTCATTCTTACACTTAACAACAAAGGGGAATGGTCTTTATTCAGGGATCACCCCGATGTTGCAGCTCATCCGGGCCATCCTAAAGGACCCTGAAGATCCAACCCAGTGCTTTCTACTGTTTGCTAACCAGGTTGGTTGGATTTACTCTGTACCAGGACTGCAGAATAACTGATCGTGGGGTATGATATTCAAGGATACCATAAACTAGGGCTTCGTACTATTTCAAACCCATCCCAGCAATAGCCTTGAGATTTGGGCTGTtggaaaagagagcaagaactTGTTTCTAGAAAGTGGGGAAGATGGAGGAACTAGGCTCAGATCCTAAATGTTATgcttcctatgtgaccttgggcaaatcatatctctgactttgtttcctcaactgtaaaatgagggagttggactagaaggtcccttccaactatgatctttttatttaccttaaatttatttctttgaaat
The window above is part of the Gracilinanus agilis isolate LMUSP501 unplaced genomic scaffold, AgileGrace unplaced_scaffold53976, whole genome shotgun sequence genome. Proteins encoded here:
- the LOC123255907 gene encoding NADH-cytochrome b5 reductase 1, which translates into the protein MGIQPSTALLASLGVGLLSLLGLALGSYLVRRSRRAPVTLLDPNEKYLLRLLDKTTVSHNTKKFRFALPSAHHILGLPIGKHVYLSARIDGNLVVRPYTPVTSDDNKGYVDLVIKVYLKGVHPKFPEGGKMSQYLDSLKIGDMVEFRGPSGMLTYNGKGKFDIHPSKKSPAEPRVAKKVGMIAGGTGITPMLQLIRAILKDPEDPTQCFLLFANQTEKDIILRDDLEELQARYPRRFKLWFTLDQPPTDWAYGRGFVTADMIREHLPAPGDDVLMLLCGPPPMVQLACHPNLDKLGYPQKMRFTY